One bacterium genomic window, GTTAGCAAATCTTGCGCTTTTTGCGTCTTGGGAAATGCGATTACATCCCTAATTGTTTTCTCTCCCGTCAGAAGCATGACCAGGCGGTCCAAACCAATTGCCATGCCGCCATGGGGTGGTGCGCCATATTCAAATGCTTCCACTAAAAAGCCGAATTTTTCTTTAGCATCTTCATCCGTCATACCGATCAAGCTGAAAATTTTCGCCTGCAACTCGGATTGATGAATACGGATGCTGCCTGATGCGATTTCCACGCCATTGAGAACCAAATCAAAACTCAAAGAGCGTACTTTTCCCGGATCACTCTCCAAAAGCGAAATATCATCCGGGTGGGGAGCGGTAAAAGGATGGTGCTCTGAGTCCCAGCGCCGGTTAACGTCATCATGCTTAAACAATGGAAAATCAATAATCCATGCCAAATGCCACTGATCCTTGGGAATCTTGTTCGTTTTTTCACCCAAGTGAAGTCGTAACCGCGAAAGAACATCATGGGTAATGCCTGGTTTATCAGCAATGAAAACCAACAAATCCCCAGGCCGTCCTTCCAATGCCGCCTGTATCTCGGCTAAAAGTTCCGGAGAAAAATACTTTGTCAGATTGGATTCCAGTCCCTGGTCCGTCACTTTAAACCAGGCCATCCCTTTGGCACCGAATTTCTGGGAAAAACCAATCAATGAATCAATTTCCATGCGTGAAAAGGAAGCCCCTTGAGGAACACAGATACCCTTTACCAATCCCCCTGATCGAACCACCTCGGCAAAAACCTTAAAATCAGCTTTACCGGCCAGAGACGTAATATCTTTTAATTCCAGACCAAAGCGTTGGTCCGGTTTATCTGAACCAAATCGCAGCATGGCTTCGTGATAAGACAACCGCGGTAAAGGTTGTTTCACTTCCGGAAGTCCAACTACTTGAAAAATCGCGGCCATCATCCCTTCTGCCTTTTCCAGTATGTCATCAATATCCACAAAAGACATTTCCATATCAATCTGGGTAAATTCCGGTTGGCGGTCCGCTCTTAAATCTTCGTCACGAAAACACCGGGCAAGCTGATAATATTTATCACACCCTGCAACCATTAAAATTTGTTTTAACATTTGAGGTGACTGCGGCAGCGCAAAACAATTTCCCGCATAAATTCTCGAAGGAACCACATAATCCCGCGCACCTTCCGGAGTACTTTTTAATAAATAAGGCGTCTCCACCTCAAGAAAACCCTCTCCAGCCAGATAATGATGTACCGTCCTGACCACCTGATGACGAAACTTAAGATTCTGCTGCATCCGGAGACGTCTTAAATCCAGATACCGATATTTCAAACGCAAGTCCTCGGACACCTCCACCTCCTCGGATACTTGAAACGGTGGTGTTTTGGCGCGATTAAGAATCTGTAACGCCTCTACCCGGACCTCAATTTCACCGGTGGGTAGTTTGGGGTTAATGGCTTCCTGGCTGCGGGCAGTGACCTTGCCTTTGACCAGAATAACAAATTCACTGCGCAAGCCGGCGGCTGTCTGATGCGCCTCGGCAGACAATGCCGGATCAAACACCAGCTGGGTTTTCCCCTCCCGGTCACGCAGATCAATAAAAATCAACCCGCCATGATCTCGATTGGTATCCACCCACCCGCAAACTGCGATGTCTTTATTCACATCCGCTTTGCGCAGCTCCCCGCAATGATGGGTTCTTTTAAACCGCATACTAAATTCCATTTGCATCTCCTAACTCAATCATCTTTCTGATCAGGGCGACATCCCGCGAAGCGTTATGACGCATTCATCCCCGGATCACCCGGCACCCGGCACTCGCCCCCGCATACGCGGGGCAAGCTGGGCAAGTGCGCCTGGCAAAAACCCGGGGTATTCTGCGGAGCGGGATAACAACATAAAGGCGGGTCCGCGACCCGCCTTTATGTAATAATTCACGAACAATATAGACAAAACAGACCTAAAAAACAAGCTGAATCTTTTCCTTTTTAAACAAAAACCGTTTTTTCATACACCAACTTTCTGCGATAGGATATTGGATCATCTATTTAGTAATTGCCAGCTTGGACTGATAACAATTGCTGGTACCATCTGTATAAACCACTTTTACCTTTACAATATAAATACCTGCACCCACCTGGTGGCATTCCCATTTTGTAGAAACACCTCGTGAATTTTGTTCTGCGTTTTGTTTGATTTCAGCAATTTTCTCCCCTGCCATATTGTAAATCCTTATAAAAACCGTTCCTGTCGCGGGCATCGGATGGGCAAAATATATTTCTTCCCTGGCAGGATTGGGAAAGACCATCAAATCACCTTCACTGAAATCCGCAGTGCGAGGCGTCCGTATCGCTGTAGGTGTTTCTGTCGCTGTCACTGTTTGTGTCCATGTGATCGTTGCGGTTCCGGTGATGGTCACAACCGGCGTCCGTGTCGCTGTAGGTGTTTCTGTCGCTGTCACTGTTTGTGTCCATGTGATCGTTGCGGTTCCGGTGATGGTCACAACCGGCGTCCGTGTCGCTGTAGGTGTTTCTGTCGCTGTCACTGTTTGTGTCCATGTGATCGTTGCGGTTCCGGTGATGGTCACAACCGGCGTCCGTGTCGCTGTAGGTGTTTCTGTCGCTGTCACTGTTTGTGTCCATGTGATCGTTGCGGTTCCGGTGATGGTCACAACCGGCGTCTGCGTACCGGTGGGTGATATTGTTGCTGTCGGACTCACTGTGGGTGAAATCGTGATGGTCGGTGACGGTGTAAACACATCCTGCGCGGTTGCCGGCGGACTGTTTGAAACCGTTGCGCTGTTTCCCGCCTCATCTACGGAAAGTACGGAAAAATAATAGCTGTTCCCCGGAACCAGGCCGGAAACCGTATAACTTTCACTCTGACCTGCACTTTGCGGTACCATGTTCTGAACCACTTGGGTTGCATTGTTTCTAAAATCCCAAATCGTTGTTATCACTGCGCCGTCATGCCCAATATCATAGATCCAAACCGGATCCGAAACATCATCCGCCGGGGCGGTCCAAACAAGATCAACCTCTCCGGGATTACTCCCGGTTACTGCCGCTAAATCGGTGATCGCGGCCGGTCCGTTTTGATCTGTGCGTTTAAAATAGATTTCATAATTACTGTCACGATTATCCGCCCAGGCAATATAGTGTATGCTCACT contains:
- the aspS gene encoding aspartate--tRNA ligase: MEFSMRFKRTHHCGELRKADVNKDIAVCGWVDTNRDHGGLIFIDLRDREGKTQLVFDPALSAEAHQTAAGLRSEFVILVKGKVTARSQEAINPKLPTGEIEVRVEALQILNRAKTPPFQVSEEVEVSEDLRLKYRYLDLRRLRMQQNLKFRHQVVRTVHHYLAGEGFLEVETPYLLKSTPEGARDYVVPSRIYAGNCFALPQSPQMLKQILMVAGCDKYYQLARCFRDEDLRADRQPEFTQIDMEMSFVDIDDILEKAEGMMAAIFQVVGLPEVKQPLPRLSYHEAMLRFGSDKPDQRFGLELKDITSLAGKADFKVFAEVVRSGGLVKGICVPQGASFSRMEIDSLIGFSQKFGAKGMAWFKVTDQGLESNLTKYFSPELLAEIQAALEGRPGDLLVFIADKPGITHDVLSRLRLHLGEKTNKIPKDQWHLAWIIDFPLFKHDDVNRRWDSEHHPFTAPHPDDISLLESDPGKVRSLSFDLVLNGVEIASGSIRIHQSELQAKIFSLIGMTDEDAKEKFGFLVEAFEYGAPPHGGMAIGLDRLVMLLTGEKTIRDVIAFPKTQKAQDLLTGAPGILHHDQLKELSLEVVEETL